A window of the Leptospira bandrabouensis genome harbors these coding sequences:
- a CDS encoding LysR family transcriptional regulator, with protein MEFRQVIYFLEISNSGTFQKAATRLRLTQPALSKQIFLLEKELGVTLLERGGRSVRLTHEGERFYQYSIRMKELWEEIQNGFSKENELKGNFSISAGGTVSAWILPQILKKILKKREGLSLSVREGDASETKDAVLKGEVDLGILTGPIAEPSLNVLDFLSDKIYPVAAKDHPIFLKKKIRIEDLKRQSFVFFHPGSALRKAVEKKIKTFTKEFGPNIAMELRSVESVIKSLEAGLGIGFLSEYSINSKLRKIKFEDWNVERKFYLCYRKKSGPGLALLAEEILKSAEQWNSEKENLSHKHRKGG; from the coding sequence ATGGAATTCAGACAGGTCATTTACTTTCTAGAAATCTCAAATTCAGGCACATTCCAAAAAGCAGCAACACGATTGAGATTAACTCAACCCGCACTCTCTAAACAAATTTTTCTTTTGGAAAAGGAATTAGGTGTCACACTTTTAGAAAGAGGAGGAAGGTCTGTTCGACTAACACACGAAGGTGAAAGGTTCTATCAATATTCAATTCGAATGAAAGAGTTATGGGAAGAAATACAAAACGGCTTCTCTAAAGAAAATGAACTGAAGGGAAACTTTTCTATTTCTGCGGGTGGAACCGTTTCCGCTTGGATCTTACCTCAAATTTTAAAAAAAATTCTAAAGAAGAGAGAAGGACTTTCGCTTTCAGTCAGAGAAGGAGATGCATCCGAAACTAAGGATGCAGTATTAAAGGGAGAGGTAGATCTCGGAATTTTGACAGGACCCATTGCAGAACCCAGTCTGAATGTTTTGGATTTTTTATCCGATAAAATCTATCCTGTTGCAGCAAAAGATCATCCCATTTTTCTAAAAAAGAAAATTCGAATCGAAGACCTAAAAAGACAATCCTTTGTTTTTTTCCATCCAGGTTCTGCTCTTAGAAAGGCTGTGGAGAAAAAGATCAAAACATTTACAAAAGAATTTGGTCCGAATATTGCGATGGAGCTTAGAAGTGTAGAATCCGTGATCAAATCGTTGGAAGCGGGACTTGGAATCGGTTTTTTATCCGAGTATTCTATTAATTCCAAACTAAGAAAAATTAAATTCGAAGACTGGAATGTAGAAAGAAAGTTTTACCTCTGTTATCGCAAAAAATCAGGACCGGGCCTTGCGCTACTCGCAGAAGAAATTTTAAAATCCGCTGAACAATGGAACTCAGAAAAGGAAAACCTCTCCCATAAACATAGAAAAGGTGGATAA